From a single Sander vitreus isolate 19-12246 chromosome 4, sanVit1, whole genome shotgun sequence genomic region:
- the nprl2 gene encoding GATOR1 complex protein NPRL2 isoform X1 produces the protein MGMTTRIECIFFSEFHPTLGPKITYQVPEEYISRELFDTVQVYIITKPELQNKLITVTAMGKKLIGCPVCIEHKKYSRNALLFNLGLVCDAQTNTCALEPIVKKLSGYLTTLELESGFISNEESKQKLLPIMSTLLEELNATGACTLPIDESNTIHLKLIQLRKDPPIVQEYDVPVFTQCKGHFIKSQWDLTTQQILPYIDGFRHIQKISAEADVELNLVRIAVQNLLYYGVVTLVSIFQYSNVYCTTPKVQSLIDDKSIQDECLNYVTKQGQKRASLRDVFQLYCGLSPGTTVRDLCSRYSQQLQRVDERRLIQFGLMKSLIRRLQKYPVKVIRDERSRLPRLYTGCHSYDEICCKTGISYQELDERLENDPNIVVCWK, from the exons CTGGGTCCAAAGATAACCTATCAG GTCCCAGAGGAATACATTTCCCGGGAGCTCTTTGACACAGTTCAGGTTTATATCATCACCAAGCCAGAACTGCAAAACAAATTGATAACAGT cacTGCCATGGGAAAAAAATTAATCGGATGTCCTGTGTGCATCGAGCATAAAAAGTACAGCAGGAATGCCCTCCTGTTTAACCTCGGCCTTGTTTGTGATGCCCAAACCAACACATGTGCCCTTGAGCCGATTGTCAAGAAGCTGTCTGGGTACCTCACAACTCTAGAG ctggAGAGTGGCTTCATATCCAATGAGGAGAGCAAGCAGAAACTTTTACCCATTATGTCCACCTTGCTGGAAGAACTTAATGCCACAGGAGCCTGCACCTTACCCATAG ACGAGTCCAACACCATCCATCTAAAGCTGATCCAGCTGCGAAAGGACCCCCCGATTGTCCAGGAGTATGATGTGCCAGTCTTCACCCAGTGCAAAGGCCATTTTATCAAATCTCAGTGGGATCTCACCACTCAACAG ATCCTGCCCTATATTGATGGATTTAGACACATCCAGAAAATATCTGCTGAAGCTGATGTAGAGCTGAATCTTGTTCGCATCGCGGTGCAGAATCTGTT GTATTATGGAGTTGTGACCTTGGTGTCAATTTTCCAG TACAGCAATGTGTACTGCACTACCCCCAAAGTCCAGAGCCTCATTGACGACAAGTCCATACAGGATGAGTGCCTCAACTACGTCACTAAACAGG GTCAGAAGCGTGCCAGTCTGAGGGATGTGTTCCAGCTGTACTGTGGTCTGAGTCCAGGAACCACAGTCCGAGACCTTTGTTCTCGCTACTCGCAGCAGCTTCAAAGGGTTGATGAGAG GAGGCTGATCCAATTTGGACTGATGAAGTCTCTTATTAGACGGCTGCAGAAATATCCGGTGAAGGTGATCCGTGACGAGAGGAGCAGGCTGCCACGACTTTATACCGGTTGTCATAGTTACGATGAGATCTGCTGCAAAACAG GGATCAGTTACCAGGAGCTGGACGAACGTTTGGAAAATGATCCCAAC
- the nprl2 gene encoding GATOR1 complex protein NPRL2 isoform X2: MGKKLIGCPVCIEHKKYSRNALLFNLGLVCDAQTNTCALEPIVKKLSGYLTTLELESGFISNEESKQKLLPIMSTLLEELNATGACTLPIDESNTIHLKLIQLRKDPPIVQEYDVPVFTQCKGHFIKSQWDLTTQQILPYIDGFRHIQKISAEADVELNLVRIAVQNLLYYGVVTLVSIFQYSNVYCTTPKVQSLIDDKSIQDECLNYVTKQGQKRASLRDVFQLYCGLSPGTTVRDLCSRYSQQLQRVDERRLIQFGLMKSLIRRLQKYPVKVIRDERSRLPRLYTGCHSYDEICCKTGISYQELDERLENDPNIVVCWK, encoded by the exons ATGGGAAAAAAATTAATCGGATGTCCTGTGTGCATCGAGCATAAAAAGTACAGCAGGAATGCCCTCCTGTTTAACCTCGGCCTTGTTTGTGATGCCCAAACCAACACATGTGCCCTTGAGCCGATTGTCAAGAAGCTGTCTGGGTACCTCACAACTCTAGAG ctggAGAGTGGCTTCATATCCAATGAGGAGAGCAAGCAGAAACTTTTACCCATTATGTCCACCTTGCTGGAAGAACTTAATGCCACAGGAGCCTGCACCTTACCCATAG ACGAGTCCAACACCATCCATCTAAAGCTGATCCAGCTGCGAAAGGACCCCCCGATTGTCCAGGAGTATGATGTGCCAGTCTTCACCCAGTGCAAAGGCCATTTTATCAAATCTCAGTGGGATCTCACCACTCAACAG ATCCTGCCCTATATTGATGGATTTAGACACATCCAGAAAATATCTGCTGAAGCTGATGTAGAGCTGAATCTTGTTCGCATCGCGGTGCAGAATCTGTT GTATTATGGAGTTGTGACCTTGGTGTCAATTTTCCAG TACAGCAATGTGTACTGCACTACCCCCAAAGTCCAGAGCCTCATTGACGACAAGTCCATACAGGATGAGTGCCTCAACTACGTCACTAAACAGG GTCAGAAGCGTGCCAGTCTGAGGGATGTGTTCCAGCTGTACTGTGGTCTGAGTCCAGGAACCACAGTCCGAGACCTTTGTTCTCGCTACTCGCAGCAGCTTCAAAGGGTTGATGAGAG GAGGCTGATCCAATTTGGACTGATGAAGTCTCTTATTAGACGGCTGCAGAAATATCCGGTGAAGGTGATCCGTGACGAGAGGAGCAGGCTGCCACGACTTTATACCGGTTGTCATAGTTACGATGAGATCTGCTGCAAAACAG GGATCAGTTACCAGGAGCTGGACGAACGTTTGGAAAATGATCCCAAC
- the nprl2 gene encoding GATOR1 complex protein NPRL2 isoform X3 — MGMTTRIECIFFSEFHPTLGPKITYQVPEEYISRELFDTVQVYIITKPELQNKLITVTAMGKKLIGCPVCIEHKKYSRNALLFNLGLVCDAQTNTCALEPIVKKLSGYLTTLELESGFISNEESKQKLLPIMSTLLEELNATGACTLPIDESNTIHLKLIQLRKDPPIVQEYDVPVFTQCKGHFIKSQWDLTTQQILPYIDGFRHIQKISAEADVELNLVRIAVQNLLYYGVVTLVSIFQYSNVYCTTPKVQSLIDDKSIQDECLNYVTKQEACQSEGCVPAVLWSESRNHSPRPLFSLLAAASKG, encoded by the exons CTGGGTCCAAAGATAACCTATCAG GTCCCAGAGGAATACATTTCCCGGGAGCTCTTTGACACAGTTCAGGTTTATATCATCACCAAGCCAGAACTGCAAAACAAATTGATAACAGT cacTGCCATGGGAAAAAAATTAATCGGATGTCCTGTGTGCATCGAGCATAAAAAGTACAGCAGGAATGCCCTCCTGTTTAACCTCGGCCTTGTTTGTGATGCCCAAACCAACACATGTGCCCTTGAGCCGATTGTCAAGAAGCTGTCTGGGTACCTCACAACTCTAGAG ctggAGAGTGGCTTCATATCCAATGAGGAGAGCAAGCAGAAACTTTTACCCATTATGTCCACCTTGCTGGAAGAACTTAATGCCACAGGAGCCTGCACCTTACCCATAG ACGAGTCCAACACCATCCATCTAAAGCTGATCCAGCTGCGAAAGGACCCCCCGATTGTCCAGGAGTATGATGTGCCAGTCTTCACCCAGTGCAAAGGCCATTTTATCAAATCTCAGTGGGATCTCACCACTCAACAG ATCCTGCCCTATATTGATGGATTTAGACACATCCAGAAAATATCTGCTGAAGCTGATGTAGAGCTGAATCTTGTTCGCATCGCGGTGCAGAATCTGTT GTATTATGGAGTTGTGACCTTGGTGTCAATTTTCCAG TACAGCAATGTGTACTGCACTACCCCCAAAGTCCAGAGCCTCATTGACGACAAGTCCATACAGGATGAGTGCCTCAACTACGTCACTAAACAGG AAGCGTGCCAGTCTGAGGGATGTGTTCCAGCTGTACTGTGGTCTGAGTCCAGGAACCACAGTCCGAGACCTTTGTTCTCGCTACTCGCAGCAGCTTCAAAGGGTTGA